The stretch of DNA ACGGGGGCTCCAGACGTCAGTTGAGCTGCTCCAACCGCTCGCGCAGCTCCTTGGACAGCAGCTCCAGGCGGTCGCGGTCTGGCGCGTCCGGGGACAGCTCCAGGCAGCGGTCCACATCCTTGAGGGAGGCGCGGAACGCCCCCACCTTCATCAGCAGCAGGGCGCGCGTGCGCAGCTCCCCCGGGTGGTCCGGGGCCAGCAGCAGCAGCAGGTCCACCACGGTGAGCCCTCGCTCGGCGTCGTCCCGCTCCAGGTACACGCGCTTCAAGTTGGAGAGCATCCGGTAGGTGATGAGCTCCACGGGCGCGGGGGCCAGCTTGGCGCTGTCGAAGCGCAGCTGCGGCGCCACGCGCTTGAGCAGCTCCTCGCAGCCGTGCTCGGTGAGGATGTCGCCGTTGTGGAACGGATCAATGACCAGCTTGTGGTCCCCGGCGTTGCACGCCACCAGGAAGTGGCCCGGGAACGCCACGCCGTACAGGGGGATGCCTGCCCGCCGGGCAACTTCCAGGTACACCACGGACAGGGTGATGGGCAGCCCCACCTTGTGGGCCAGCACATGGTCCAGGAAGCTGTTGTTGGGCGAGAAGTAGTCCTTCTCGTTGCCGCGGAAGCCCTCGATGTCCGCCAGGACGTGGCGCAGGGCCCGCAGCCGGGACAGGGACTCGCCTTGCTCGAACTGGCGCTCGACTTCCACCGACACCCGGGCAGCCAGCATGTCCAGCGTGTGCAAACACGCGGCGGTGTCCAGCGTGGGGTTGGCGAGGGTGGCGATGGCCAGGGCCGCCAGATCCAGGCGGGGCGGATCCGCAGCCAGGGCGGAGACCAGGCGCTCCCGGGCCAGCGGAGAACCGAATCCGGAGGAGAAGTTCACACAGCAAGGACTAACCCACCTGAGGCCGAACGGCAAAGGCAGGGAAGCGCTCGTTAGAACGTGGGAGGAGGGCGTGCGGGCAGCCGGCCCTTGACCTCGGCCCGCAAGGCGATCTGCGCCGAGATGAGCCCGGCGAGCAGGCCGTCCTCGTACTCGAACGTCGGATGTTCCTTGAGTTCCGGGAAGTCATGCGCGTTGCGCAGGTCCTCCGGGCCGATGTTGGGCACCGCCTCGCGGGCCAACCGGAGCACCTTGGCCTGTTGCTGGGAAATCATCCGATCGAAGAGCTGATGGGAAAGCTCCAGCATCTCGTGCGCTACCGCTTCGGTCATCGTCCTGCCTCGGGGTTCATGGGTCACTTCTGGGCGATGTCCCACTTCAGCCGCCGGTAGCTCTGGCGGAAGGAGAGGGCATCCCCCTCGATAGCGGCCTGCCCCTGCTCGCGTCCATCCAGAAAGGCGACGAAGTCGAGTTGTCGGCCGGGCAAGCCGTACTCCTGGTCGAACAGCTTGACGAGCGCGTTGGCGGGCAGGGTGCGCCGGCCCGCCACCTCCACCAGGCCGATGCGCAGGCCCGTCATGCCCTCGGAGGGCGCATAGGCCTTGTAGACGAGCTCCGTGCACACCAGCGTCGCGTCCGAGAAGAAGTCGAAGTCGAAGTCGTAGGGGCGGCCCTGGTAGGTGAACGCCCGCACGATGGCCTGCGCCTTCTCCCGGAGCGGCAGCCGGGGCCGCAGCACGCCTAGGTAGTCCACGCGCATGCCGTGCTCGGGGCCGGTGAAGGAGACGCCCTCGCTGATGGATTCGATGATGCGCAAGGCGTCCCCGTGCCCGTCCGTGCCCTGGTAGCGCGCCCACTTCTCCGGGAAGAGCCGGGCCAGGTGCTCGCCGAGCGTCCGGGGCTGGCCGGGCAAGGTGGCGAGCCACGCCGCCACGTCCGCGTCCCCGTCGAAGTGGGCGGAGAGCTGCTCCGGCGTGCCCACGTACAGCTCCGCATGGGGCCAGAAGCCCGGCAGGCCGATGTTGGAGAGGTACCAGTTCTGCCGCGCGACGAGGATGTCTCCCGGCTGCGTCCTCTCCAGCACCGACAGGACCTGCTCGCGGGAGATGAGGGGCTTGCCCTGGCGGGCCACGCGCGTGTCGCCCATCCACTCGGCCACGGAGCGCTGCACGGGGAAAATGGCCCGCGCCGCGTTGTCCTGGACGGCATCCTTGGCCGCCACGGTGAAGAAGGCGGGGCCCCGCTGGAGAAGCTTGCCCCGGGCCACCTCGGAGGCGGCCTTCATCTCCTGGAGGGCCCAGACTGTCAGGGGCAGCTTGTGCGCCCCGGCCTTCTTCAGGAGGCCGCGGGCCTGCTCCCGGTAGCGATCGCCCGTGTAGAGCTGGGCCGCGGTGGAGATGTGGATGACCTTCTGCTTGAACTGCGTGAAGGCGCGGGCAGGCAGGCCGTATTCCGCGGAGGGCTCATCCAGGAGCACCTCCAACTGCTTCCGGCCATTCGTCAGCTCCGCGTAGGTGAGCCCGTGGGCCAGCTCCGTGGTGAGCGCCGTGTGGGTGAGCAGGTAGCCCCAGCCGTGCTTCGCGGGCTGGGTCAGCGAGGGCACCGTCACGAAGTTCCAGTAGCGCTGGCGGATGATCTCCGTGGAGACGAAGTAGTCGAAGAAGGCCGCCCAGGTGGTGAGCAGCGTGTGCTTCTGCCCGGGGGTGTAGGGGATGGACTGATCCTGCAGGTAGAGGGCGCGCTGGGCGAGGAGCTGCTCCTGCAGGGCCCGGAGCCCGGCCGCGTGGCGCTGGAGGGCCTGGAGATCCTGCTGGGCCAGGAACGCGAAGGAGCCCGGGTCCAGCTCATAGACGCCGAGGGGCTGAGCCGGGGCGGGCGGAGGGGCCGGGGGGGCACCGGAGAGCGTGAGGAGGGCCAACAGCAGGGGGGCGGAGGGCATGGCGGGGGCGGGTCCAGCAGGAGACCCCGCCAATCTACCCTGGAGAGGCCCAGGACGGCTGCCTGCCCGGCCTGTGGGCGGTGCGGGCGGTGGCGTCCGGGGTAGCCCGGCGTGGGAAGCATCCCCAGCTTTCAGGAATGCAACCCAGCCCCTGAGGCTGGGCAGAAAGGCGGTTTATTCGATGGCTTACGGACAGGCGGAGAACCCGGCGCTCTCGATCCCCACCCACTTGGACGCGGTGGAGTATCCGGTGTGGCGTGAGCAGCTTGCCAAGGCGGCTGCGGACAACGGTGCCTCCATTGATGTCATCAACGTCCTCAAGTGTTTGCCTCGCTCGCAGTACGAGTCGAAGGAGCAGGTGCAGCGCGACCTGGCCGAGGCGGCGCGGCGGTTCGCCACTGGCAACCATGACGAGGACGATGGGGTGGCGCGTGACCGGCGCAACATCGGCAGGGACTTGGTGGAGAACGCTCCTCCGGGGAACTCGCGTCATCCTTGAGCGGGGACGTGGAAGAGGCTCGCGGGCGCTGGCGCTTTCTGCCAGCGTCCGGGGCCGTATGGGCTTTCGACGACTTTCGTGGCTGTGCTGTGCCTGGCTGATGGCTTCCTGCACGAAGCCTCCCCCGCCGCTCGTGCCGGAGGCGGGGGTGCCGCCCGTGCGGCTCGAGTTCCGGCCTCCCGTGGACCGTGCCATGACGGAGCGGACGCAGAGCACGCGAGTGGTGGAGCGCGGCGGCCAGCGGAGGACGGAGTCGGTGGAGATGACCACCGTGACGCGCTTCACGGCCGCCGAGAATGGCTGGGAGCTGACCCAGACGGTTCCCCGGGCGCAATTGTCCCGGGAGGGCACGCCGGTGAGCTCCCCGGTGGATGGGCTGCTCACCCGGTTTCCCCTGAGCGTTCGGGTGGCCTCGGACGGGGCCTTCGTGAAGGTGAACAACGCCGGTGAGGCGCTGAAGGCGCTGCGGGCCATGGTGCCCGCGGGGCAGAGCCTGGAGGCGCTGGAGGCCTTTTGGTCCCCGGAGTCCGTGGAGGCGCGCGCCCGCCAGGAGTGGGAGGCGAAGTACGGCGGGTTGTTCCAGCGGAACCTGGCGGTGGGACAGCACACCTGGGCGGTGGACCGCTTTCCCTTGCCCGAGGGGGAGGCTGTGTACCTGCTGGAGCGCACGGTCACCGGCACGCGGTTGACGGACCAGGGCGAGGCGCTGGTGCTGAGCCTGCGCTGTCTGGCGTCCCTGCCCGAGGAGGCGCCCGCGGAGCTTCAAGAGGTGATGCAGGCGGCGGGCTCGCCGCCGCTGACCCCGGGCGTGAGCTGTGAGGGGGAACAGGTGGTGGCGCGAGGGCTCTTCGTTCCAGTGAGCCGGACCTTGACGGTGCGTGCCCAGGGGGCGGAGGCACTCTGGACGCTGACGGCGCAAACGAAGCTGGAGCTGCTGGAGGAGGCACGATGAACTTCCGGGACAACCTCATCGAGAGCGAGGCGGGCATCGAGCGCGTGGTGAAGGCCTCGAAGCGCGTGGCGGTGCTGGGCATCAAGACGGAGCAGCAGGCGGGGCAGCCCGCGCTCTATGTTCCGGAGTACCTGGTCCGGGCGGGGGTGGAGGTGGTGCCGGTCCCCGTGTACTACCCGGATGTGACGCACATCCTGGGCAAGCCCGTGTTCCGGCGGCTCGTGGACATTCCGGGCGAGGTGGACCTGGTGGACGTGTTCCGGCGCCCCCAGGACATCGATGCGCACGTGGACGACATCATCGCCAAGAAGCCGAAGGCGGTGTGGTTCCAGTCCGGCATCCGCAATGCCGCCGCGGCCGAGAAGCTGGCCCAGGCGGGCATCCAGGTGGTCCAGGACCGGTGCCTGATGGTGGACCACCGGCGCTACGGCTCCCGCTGACGTCTCAGCTCATGACGCTTCGAACTTCTGGGGCGGCCGGGCCAGGGCCCGCTCCGCGGACAGCCGCGCCTGGTCCAGGGCGCCGAAGCCCCGCTCCAGCGTCGTCGGGGTCACGGGCGGCAGGTTGGACGTGACGACGTACACCGGCACCTTCCGGGTCTCCAGCAAGCTCAGCTGGAGCCGGAAGTGGTCGTGCCGCAGGGCCGCCGAGGCCGTCGCCAACCCCTGGGCGTACACCAGCGGGCCTCCGACGACCTTCCGCGTCTTGCTCGGCAGGTAGTGCACGAGCAGCACGTCCAGGTCCTTGCCGATGGCGTTCTCGCTCAGTGCCAGCGCGGGCGCCTTGTCCACCAGGCCTCCGTCCCAGTAGTGGGACTGCCCGATGGGCACCGAGCGGAACAGGCCCGGGTAAGCACACGTGGCGTGGATGGCCGGGGCCAACTCACCCCGGGTGAACACGTCGTGCGTGCCCTGGGTGAGGTTCGCGGCCACCAGGAGCAGTGGGTGCGGCAGCTCCTCGAAGGTGCGCACCGGGAGGTTGTCCTCCAGCAGCGTCCGGAAGCGCTTCCCCTTGAGCAGGCCCGTGAAGCCATGCCCCTTGCGCACGTCCATCACCGCGCCAATGGGGTCCGGATCCCAGAAGTTCTCCTTCGTCTGCTTCAGCAGCAGCTCCTCCATCTCGGAGATCGGCATGCCCGCGGCCCCGAGCGCCGCCACCATGCCCCCCGCCGAGGTGCCCGCGTAGGCCGCGGGCTGGATGCCCGCGCTCGCCAGCCCCTTCAGGAAGCCGGCGTGGCCGTAGAAGCCGAAGTAACCCGCGGAGAGGACGAGTCCGATGCGTTTGCCGTCGAGGAGCTGGTGCAAGGTGGGAGTGGCCATGACGCCCACATAGACGAGGGCTTCTCCGGGGGCAACGCATCGCGTCGCGCAACCCTGTGGTATCCGGCCGCGAATCGATGTATGTTGATGCACCGATATGGATGTCCTCTCCCAGTCCTTTCGCGTCCTTGGCGATGCGACACGGCTGCGGATCCTGCGCCTCGTGGCCCAAGCTCCGCTGAACGTGACGGAATTGGTGTCCCTGGTGGGCGTGGCGCAATCCTCCGTCTCCCACCACCTGGGCAAGCTCAAGGGGCTGGGGCTCATCCGCGAGGAGCGCCAGGCTGGCTACAGCTACTACTCCCTGGCCCTGGAGCAGGCAGACAGCCGCTGGCCGCTCATCCGCCTGGCCCAGGAGGCCGAGGACGACACCGGCGACTCCGCCCGGCTGAAGGACCTGCTCCGCGCGCGCGAGGACCGGCAGGCGCTCAACGAGCGGCTCCTCGAGCCCGGCCAGTCCTGGTCCTTGTGGGCGGGCGCGCTCGCCTCGCTGCTGCCCCCCCTGGACGTGGCGGACTTTGGCTGTGGCACCGGCACGCTCTCGGTGGCCATCGCCCGCTGGGCCCACCGCGTCTGGGCCATTGATCAAAACCCCGAGGCGCTCACCCAGGCCAAGGAGCGCGCCGCGCGCGAGGGCCGCTCCAACATCCAGTTCCTGTGCGAGAACCTGCACCGGCTGTCCCTGCCCGCGGGCGAGCGGGATCTCGTCGTCATCTCCCAGAGCCTGCACCACGTGGAGTCCCCGGAGGCGGTGCTGGCCGAGGCCTCCCGGCTGCTCAAGCCCGGGGGCAAGCTGGTGGTGCTGGAGCTGATGACGCACGAGGAGCGCTGGGTTCTCGACCGGCTGGGCCACAAGCACCTGGGCTTCTCGCCCGAATTTCTCGAGGCCGCGTTGCGTGAGACCGGCTTCCAATCTCTCAACCGTGAGGTCCACGCGCGCGACGGGGCCAGTCCGTTTCGCGTGTTCCTCCTGACCGGAGTCAAAGCCGCATGAGCCACCTGCCCGCCCCCCTGCCGCTGCCCCCTGGTGAGAATGGCCGCCGCGTCGAGGCTCTGCGCGCCGCGATGCGCGAGCGCGTCCTGGTGCTCGACGGGGCCATGGGCACGCTCATCCAGGCCCAGAACCTCAAGATGAACGACTTCGGCGGGGCCGAGTACGAGGGCTGCAACGAGCACCTCGTCCTCACCCGGCCCGACGTCATCCAGGGCATCCACGCGGAGTACTTCGCCGCGGGCGCGGACGTGACGGAGACGGACTCCTTTGGCGGCACGCCCCTGGTGCTCGCCGAGTTCGGCCTGGGCCACAAGGCGCTGGAGATCAACATCGCGGCCTCGCGGCTGGCCCGCCAGGCCGCCGCCGACGCCGAGGCGAAGGACGGCCGGATGCGCTGGGTGGCCGGCTCCATCGGCCCCACCACCAAGGCCATCTCCGTGACGGGCGGCATCACCTTCGACGAGCTGGTGGACCAGTTCGCGGCGCAGACCGAGGGCCTGGCCATCGGTGGCTCGGACTACCTGCTGGTGGAGACGTGCCAGGACACCCGCAACGTGAAGGCGGCGCTCCTGGGCATCGAGCGGGCCTTCCGCAAGCTCGGCTACGCGCTGCCCGTGGCGGTGTCCGGCACCATCGAGCCCATGGGGACGATGCTGGCGGGCCAGTCCGTGGAGAGCCTCGCCGCGTCGCTGGAGCACGTGGAGCTGCTCTACCTGGGGCTCAACTGCGCCACCGGCCCGGAGTTCATGACGGACCACCTGCGCTCCCTGTCCGGCATGAGCCCCTTCGCCGTCTCGTGCGTGCCCAACGCGGGCCTGCCGGACGAGAACGGCAACTACCTGGAGTCGCCGGAGATGCTCGCCCGCTCGCTGCGGCGCTTCTGTGAACATGGCTGGCTCAACGTGGTGGGGGGCTGTTGTGGCACGCGCCCCAGCCACATCCGCGCCATCGCCGAGGCGGTGAAGGGGCTGCGGCCCCGGATGTCCACGGCCAAGCCGCGCTCCACGCTGTCCGGCGTGGACTTCCTGGAGGTGACGGACGACCTGCGCCCCATCATCGTGGGCGAGCGCACCAACGTCATCGGCAGCAAGAAGTTCAAGGAGCTCGTCGCCGCCGGGCAGTACGAGGACGCCTCGGAGGTGGCCCGCGCCCAGGTGAAGCGGGGCGCCCAGGTCATCGACATCTGCCTGGCGAACCCCGACCGGGACGAGCTGGAGGACATGACGCGCTTCCTGGACGTGGTCGTCAAGAAGGTGCGGGTGCCCTTGATGATCGACTCCACGGACGAGAAGGTCATCGAGCGGGCGCTCACGTACTGCCAGGGCAAGGCCATCATCAACTCGGTCAACCTGGAGGACGGCGAGGAGCGCTTCGAGAAGGTGGTGCCCCTGGCGCGCCAGTACGGCGCGGCGCTGGTGGTGGGCTGCATCGACGAGGTGGGCATGGCCGTCACGCGCCAGCGCAAGCTGGAGGTGGCGAAGCGCTCCGTGGAGCTGCTCACCGGCAAGTACGGGATGAAGGCGGAGGACCTGTACTTCGATCCGCTGGTGTTCCCGTGTGCCTCGGGCGATGCGCAGTACACGGGCAGCGCGGTGGAGACCATCGAGGGCGTGCGGCTCATCAAGCAGCACTTCCCCCAGTGCAAGACGGTGCTGGGCATCTCCAACGTGTCCTTCGGCCTGCCCACCGCGGGCCGCGAGGTGCTCAACTCCGTGTTCCTCTACCACTGTGTCCAGGCGGGCCTGGACATGGCGCTCGTGAACTCGGAGAAGCTGGAGCGCTACCCGTCGCTGCCCCAGGAGGAGCGCACGCTGTCGGAGGACCTGCTCTACAACCGGGGCGGAGACCCCGTGACGCCCTTCGCCGCGCACTTCCGCGAGCGCAAGCCGCAGAAGGCCGCCACCAGCTCCCTGCCGCTGGAGGAGCGGCTGCAGCGCTACATCATCGAGGGCTCGCGCGATGGCCTCTTCGCGGACCTGGACCTGGCGATGGAGAAGTACGGGCCGCTGGAGATCATCAACGGCCCGTTGATGAAGGGCATGGACGAGGTGGGCCGGCTCTTCGGCGCCAACGAGCTCATCGTCGCCGAGGTGCTCCAGAGCGCCGAGTCCATGAAGGCCGCCGTGGGCCACCTGGAGCCGCGCATGAGCCAGACGCAGACGGCCACGCGCGGAAAAATCGTCCTCGCCACGGTGAAGGGGGACGTGCACGACATCGGCAAGAACCTGGTGGAGATCATCCTCGCCAACAACGGCTTCCAGGTGGTGAACCTGGGCATCAAGGTCCCGCCCGAGCAGCTCGTGCAGGCCGTGCGCGAGCACCGGCCGGACATGCTCGGCCTGTCGGGCCTGCTGGTGAAGAGCGCGCACCAGATGGTGGCCACCGCGGAGGACCTCAAGCGCGCGGGCGTGGAGGTGCCCATCCTCGTGGGCGGCGCGGCGCTCAGCCGCAACTTCGTCGACAAGAACATCGCCCCGGCCTACTCGGGCACGGTGGCCTACGCGCAGGACGCCATGAGCGGCCTGGACCTGGCCAAGCAAATCGTTGATCCCCAGGGGCACGACAAGCTCCGGCAGGAGCTCGCCGAGCGCCGGACGAAGCTCGCCCAGGAGGTGAAGGACCGGCCCAAGGTGAGCGCCCCCGTCATCCCCGCCACGCGCAGCAAGTCGGTGAAGGTGCTGGAGAAGGTGCCCCCGGTGCCGGACTACGAGCGGCACGTGCTGACGAACACGCCGCTCGACCACATCTGGAAGTTCATCAACCCGGTGATGCTCTACGGGCGGCACCTGGGCCTGCGCACCTCCTCACGCGTGCTGGGCACGCCGGCCGAGGCGGAGCTGAGCAAGACGGAGGAGGGGCGCAAGGCGCTGGCGCTGAAGGATGCGGTGGAGGAGCTGAAGGCCTTCCTGCGCGGCGGGGTGATGCACGCGCGCGCCGTCTTCCAGTTCTTCAAGGCGGGCAGCGACGGCAACCGCGTGCTGCTCTTCGACGGGCTCACGGGCGAGCAGAAGGCCGTCTTCGACTTCCCCCGCCAGGAGAAGGAGGACGGGGTGTGTCTGGCCGACTACGTGCTGCCGCTGGAGGGTGGGGTGCCGCGCGACAACCTGGGCATGTTCGTCACCACCGCGGGCGGCGGCATCCGCGAGCTCTCCGAGGGCTTCAAGGCCAA from Stigmatella aurantiaca encodes:
- a CDS encoding SirB1 family protein, with the translated sequence MNFSSGFGSPLARERLVSALAADPPRLDLAALAIATLANPTLDTAACLHTLDMLAARVSVEVERQFEQGESLSRLRALRHVLADIEGFRGNEKDYFSPNNSFLDHVLAHKVGLPITLSVVYLEVARRAGIPLYGVAFPGHFLVACNAGDHKLVIDPFHNGDILTEHGCEELLKRVAPQLRFDSAKLAPAPVELITYRMLSNLKRVYLERDDAERGLTVVDLLLLLAPDHPGELRTRALLLMKVGAFRASLKDVDRCLELSPDAPDRDRLELLSKELRERLEQLN
- a CDS encoding YiiX/YebB-like N1pC/P60 family cysteine hydrolase, whose amino-acid sequence is MPSAPLLLALLTLSGAPPAPPPAPAQPLGVYELDPGSFAFLAQQDLQALQRHAAGLRALQEQLLAQRALYLQDQSIPYTPGQKHTLLTTWAAFFDYFVSTEIIRQRYWNFVTVPSLTQPAKHGWGYLLTHTALTTELAHGLTYAELTNGRKQLEVLLDEPSAEYGLPARAFTQFKQKVIHISTAAQLYTGDRYREQARGLLKKAGAHKLPLTVWALQEMKAASEVARGKLLQRGPAFFTVAAKDAVQDNAARAIFPVQRSVAEWMGDTRVARQGKPLISREQVLSVLERTQPGDILVARQNWYLSNIGLPGFWPHAELYVGTPEQLSAHFDGDADVAAWLATLPGQPRTLGEHLARLFPEKWARYQGTDGHGDALRIIESISEGVSFTGPEHGMRVDYLGVLRPRLPLREKAQAIVRAFTYQGRPYDFDFDFFSDATLVCTELVYKAYAPSEGMTGLRIGLVEVAGRRTLPANALVKLFDQEYGLPGRQLDFVAFLDGREQGQAAIEGDALSFRQSYRRLKWDIAQK
- a CDS encoding DUF2795 domain-containing protein — encoded protein: MAYGQAENPALSIPTHLDAVEYPVWREQLAKAAADNGASIDVINVLKCLPRSQYESKEQVQRDLAEAARRFATGNHDEDDGVARDRRNIGRDLVENAPPGNSRHP
- a CDS encoding CoA-binding protein; amino-acid sequence: MNFRDNLIESEAGIERVVKASKRVAVLGIKTEQQAGQPALYVPEYLVRAGVEVVPVPVYYPDVTHILGKPVFRRLVDIPGEVDLVDVFRRPQDIDAHVDDIIAKKPKAVWFQSGIRNAAAAEKLAQAGIQVVQDRCLMVDHRRYGSR
- a CDS encoding patatin-like phospholipase family protein, with the protein product MATPTLHQLLDGKRIGLVLSAGYFGFYGHAGFLKGLASAGIQPAAYAGTSAGGMVAALGAAGMPISEMEELLLKQTKENFWDPDPIGAVMDVRKGHGFTGLLKGKRFRTLLEDNLPVRTFEELPHPLLLVAANLTQGTHDVFTRGELAPAIHATCAYPGLFRSVPIGQSHYWDGGLVDKAPALALSENAIGKDLDVLLVHYLPSKTRKVVGGPLVYAQGLATASAALRHDHFRLQLSLLETRKVPVYVVTSNLPPVTPTTLERGFGALDQARLSAERALARPPQKFEAS
- a CDS encoding ArsR/SmtB family transcription factor, producing MDVLSQSFRVLGDATRLRILRLVAQAPLNVTELVSLVGVAQSSVSHHLGKLKGLGLIREERQAGYSYYSLALEQADSRWPLIRLAQEAEDDTGDSARLKDLLRAREDRQALNERLLEPGQSWSLWAGALASLLPPLDVADFGCGTGTLSVAIARWAHRVWAIDQNPEALTQAKERAAREGRSNIQFLCENLHRLSLPAGERDLVVISQSLHHVESPEAVLAEASRLLKPGGKLVVLELMTHEERWVLDRLGHKHLGFSPEFLEAALRETGFQSLNREVHARDGASPFRVFLLTGVKAA
- the metH gene encoding methionine synthase; translation: MSHLPAPLPLPPGENGRRVEALRAAMRERVLVLDGAMGTLIQAQNLKMNDFGGAEYEGCNEHLVLTRPDVIQGIHAEYFAAGADVTETDSFGGTPLVLAEFGLGHKALEINIAASRLARQAAADAEAKDGRMRWVAGSIGPTTKAISVTGGITFDELVDQFAAQTEGLAIGGSDYLLVETCQDTRNVKAALLGIERAFRKLGYALPVAVSGTIEPMGTMLAGQSVESLAASLEHVELLYLGLNCATGPEFMTDHLRSLSGMSPFAVSCVPNAGLPDENGNYLESPEMLARSLRRFCEHGWLNVVGGCCGTRPSHIRAIAEAVKGLRPRMSTAKPRSTLSGVDFLEVTDDLRPIIVGERTNVIGSKKFKELVAAGQYEDASEVARAQVKRGAQVIDICLANPDRDELEDMTRFLDVVVKKVRVPLMIDSTDEKVIERALTYCQGKAIINSVNLEDGEERFEKVVPLARQYGAALVVGCIDEVGMAVTRQRKLEVAKRSVELLTGKYGMKAEDLYFDPLVFPCASGDAQYTGSAVETIEGVRLIKQHFPQCKTVLGISNVSFGLPTAGREVLNSVFLYHCVQAGLDMALVNSEKLERYPSLPQEERTLSEDLLYNRGGDPVTPFAAHFRERKPQKAATSSLPLEERLQRYIIEGSRDGLFADLDLAMEKYGPLEIINGPLMKGMDEVGRLFGANELIVAEVLQSAESMKAAVGHLEPRMSQTQTATRGKIVLATVKGDVHDIGKNLVEIILANNGFQVVNLGIKVPPEQLVQAVREHRPDMLGLSGLLVKSAHQMVATAEDLKRAGVEVPILVGGAALSRNFVDKNIAPAYSGTVAYAQDAMSGLDLAKQIVDPQGHDKLRQELAERRTKLAQEVKDRPKVSAPVIPATRSKSVKVLEKVPPVPDYERHVLTNTPLDHIWKFINPVMLYGRHLGLRTSSRVLGTPAEAELSKTEEGRKALALKDAVEELKAFLRGGVMHARAVFQFFKAGSDGNRVLLFDGLTGEQKAVFDFPRQEKEDGVCLADYVLPLEGGVPRDNLGMFVTTAGGGIRELSEGFKAKGEFLKMHAVQALALETAEGYAELLHTQLRSMWGFPDKPDMTMLERFRAEYEGKRYSFGYPACPRLEDQAGLFAALRPEEIGVQLTDGFMMEPEASVSAVVFHHPQAHYFSVT